From one Pseudactinotalea sp. HY158 genomic stretch:
- a CDS encoding YceI family protein has protein sequence MTTIPAGTFTIDTAHSRIGFAARHAAVARVRGSFDDFTGQITIADHFPASTASVEIASGSVKTGNADRDAHLTSPDFWHSEQNPTWTFTTTGLEGAGEEFVLTGDLTINGVTKPVDMDVEYNGQAVGPDGVQRLGFSASTAVSRKDYGLTWNVALEGGGVLVGDKIRIDLDIAAVPAA, from the coding sequence ATGACCACGATCCCCGCCGGCACCTTCACGATCGACACCGCCCACTCCCGCATCGGCTTCGCCGCCCGCCACGCCGCCGTGGCCCGCGTCCGGGGCTCCTTCGACGACTTCACCGGCCAGATCACGATCGCCGACCACTTCCCGGCCTCGACCGCCAGCGTCGAGATCGCCTCAGGCAGCGTGAAGACCGGCAACGCCGACCGTGACGCACACCTCACGTCCCCCGACTTCTGGCACTCCGAGCAGAACCCGACCTGGACCTTCACCACGACCGGGCTCGAGGGCGCCGGCGAGGAGTTCGTGCTCACGGGCGATCTGACCATCAACGGCGTGACCAAGCCGGTGGACATGGACGTGGAGTACAACGGCCAGGCGGTCGGTCCGGACGGCGTGCAGCGCCTCGGCTTCTCGGCCTCCACCGCCGTCTCCCGCAAGGACTACGGCCTCACCTGGAACGTCGCGCTCGAGGGTGGCGGCGTGCTCGTGGGGGACAAGATCCGCATCGACCTCGACATCGCGGCGGTCCCGGCGGCCTGA
- a CDS encoding glutaredoxin family protein has protein sequence MTEVRFYTRAHCHLCEEARRLLSAECARAGLEFAEIDVDSDPELRARYGEYVPVVVVDDTQVGYWRIEPARLRAALGSAPGHDTAPRWWRRRRTPGG, from the coding sequence ATGACCGAGGTCCGGTTCTACACGCGCGCCCACTGCCACCTGTGCGAGGAGGCCCGCCGGCTGCTGTCCGCCGAGTGCGCCCGGGCCGGACTCGAGTTCGCCGAGATCGACGTCGATTCGGATCCCGAGCTGCGGGCCCGGTACGGCGAGTACGTCCCGGTCGTCGTGGTCGACGACACCCAGGTCGGCTATTGGCGCATCGAGCCCGCGCGGCTGCGCGCTGCGCTCGGATCCGCCCCCGGACATGACACGGCCCCCAGGTGGTGGCGCCGGCGCCGCACGCCCGGGGGCTGA
- a CDS encoding 30S ribosomal protein bS22 — translation MGSVVKKRRKRMAKKKHRKLLRKTRHQRRNKK, via the coding sequence GTGGGTTCAGTAGTCAAGAAGCGTCGGAAGCGGATGGCGAAGAAGAAGCACCGCAAGCTGCTTCGCAAGACGCGCCACCAGCGTCGTAACAAGAAGTGA
- a CDS encoding helix-turn-helix domain-containing protein yields the protein MAQPDPPRFLTVAEVADMARVSKMTVYRMVHAGDLPAIRVGRSFRVPQAAVEEMLSGHSDFTTGTGY from the coding sequence ATGGCACAGCCGGACCCCCCTCGTTTCCTGACCGTTGCCGAGGTCGCCGACATGGCCAGGGTCTCGAAGATGACCGTCTACCGAATGGTGCATGCGGGCGATCTGCCCGCGATCCGGGTGGGACGCTCGTTCCGGGTGCCGCAGGCGGCCGTGGAGGAGATGCTCAGTGGACATTCCGACTTCACCACCGGCACCGGGTACTGA
- a CDS encoding acetoin utilization protein AcuC, with the protein MSEQTVLVWSEELLTYHFGASHPMAPTRLGLTRELVRAFGLCEGVRVVDPPVATDAELELVHRPEYIAAVRAGAASARYGLGTADDPVFAGMHEAAARIAGGTLQAAREVWSGRARHAVNFAGGMHHAMPGRASGFCIYNDAAVAIRWLLDQGARRVAYVDIDAHHGDGVERAFWDDPRVLTISVHQSGMSLFPGTGFAQDCGGPHARGMAVNVALPPDTGDEPWLRAVEAVAAPLLAEFRPEVLVSQHGCDSHPRDPLTELRVSVDAQRIAAEQLGRWAADHADDRWVALGGGGYDIASTVPRVWANLVAIASGQPVDPERLLPARWRAHVHSLGAEVPQTMTDGRRPRLRPFDDGYDPADPVDQAILATRRVVFPEHGLGALL; encoded by the coding sequence AGTTGCTGACCTATCACTTCGGCGCGTCCCACCCGATGGCCCCGACCCGATTGGGCCTCACCCGTGAACTGGTGCGGGCGTTCGGGCTGTGCGAGGGGGTACGGGTCGTCGATCCCCCCGTGGCCACCGACGCCGAGCTCGAACTCGTGCACCGGCCCGAGTACATCGCGGCCGTCCGGGCCGGGGCGGCCTCGGCCCGGTACGGCCTGGGCACCGCGGACGATCCGGTCTTCGCCGGGATGCACGAGGCGGCCGCGCGGATCGCGGGGGGAACGCTCCAGGCCGCCCGGGAGGTCTGGTCCGGGCGCGCACGGCACGCCGTGAACTTCGCCGGCGGAATGCACCACGCGATGCCCGGCCGCGCATCGGGGTTCTGCATCTACAACGACGCGGCGGTCGCGATCCGGTGGCTGCTCGACCAGGGCGCCCGTCGGGTCGCCTACGTCGACATCGACGCCCATCACGGCGACGGCGTGGAGCGGGCCTTCTGGGACGATCCACGGGTGCTGACCATCTCGGTCCACCAGAGCGGGATGTCGCTCTTCCCGGGCACGGGGTTCGCCCAGGACTGCGGCGGGCCGCACGCCCGGGGCATGGCCGTGAACGTCGCCCTCCCCCCGGACACGGGTGATGAGCCGTGGCTGCGGGCTGTCGAGGCGGTCGCGGCCCCGCTGCTGGCGGAGTTCCGCCCGGAGGTCCTCGTCTCCCAGCACGGCTGCGACTCCCATCCCCGCGACCCGCTGACGGAGCTGCGGGTCTCGGTCGACGCCCAGCGGATCGCCGCCGAGCAGCTCGGCCGGTGGGCCGCGGACCACGCCGACGACCGCTGGGTCGCCCTCGGGGGCGGGGGCTACGACATCGCCTCGACCGTGCCGCGGGTGTGGGCGAACCTCGTGGCGATCGCCTCCGGGCAGCCCGTCGACCCGGAGCGGCTGCTGCCCGCGCGCTGGCGGGCGCACGTGCACTCGCTCGGGGCGGAGGTCCCCCAGACCATGACCGATGGCAGGCGCCCGCGATTGCGGCCGTTCGACGACGGCTACGACCCGGCGGACCCGGTCGATCAGGCGATCCTGGCCACGCGCCGCGTCGTCTTCCCCGAGCACGGGCTCGGCGCGCTTCTCTGA